One window of the Salvelinus alpinus chromosome 13, SLU_Salpinus.1, whole genome shotgun sequence genome contains the following:
- the LOC139536849 gene encoding upstream stimulatory factor 1-like isoform X10, translating into MKGQQKSPDDDGDVPIIDEGAVATADDPTAITTIQSAATFSSDQPIKYLFKTEGGGLPVGELYPPSGQVTYRVIQVSDGQVDGQTDGASAVSVVTGFPATTQTVTQAVFSQPEGLEGEASETHYYYPVTDATQTTMVENVQAPETLLTQSTPTGQLYVMMSPQDVLGGTNQSKSEPPRTSRDDKRRAQHNEVERRRRDKINNWIVQLSKTIPDCTLDATKNGQVESRASSETSQPHQCVGGNTVYLATVSACTAPGPPQESLVRDGTRTCLPAKPCSYLTCLVK; encoded by the exons ATGAAGGG GCAGCAGAAGAGCCCGGATGACGACGGTGACGTGCCCATAATCGATGAAG GTGCTGTTGCCACGGCCGATGACCCAACTGCCATCACCACCATCCAGTCTGCAGCCACCTTCTCGTCTGATCAGCCAATCAAGTACCTGTTCAAGACAGAAGGAGGCGGGTTGCCGGTAGGGGAGTTGTACCCTCCCTCAGGGCAG GTGACGTACCGGGTGATCCAGGTGTCTGATGGACAggtggacggacagacagacggcgCCTCTGCTGTTAGCGTGGTGACAGGCTTCCCCGCAACGACACAGACTGTCACACAG gcgGTGTTTTCCCAGCCTGAGGGACTGGAGGGGGAAGCCTCAGAGACTCACTACTACTACCCCGTCACTGATGCCACACAGACTACCATGGTTGAGAATGTACAAGCTCCAGAAACACTGCTCACTCAGAGCACACCCACCG GCCAGCTGTATGTGATGATGTCCCCACAGGACGTGTTGGGCGGAACAAACCAGAG CAAGTCAGAGCCTCCTCGTACATCTAGAGATGACAAGAGACGAGCGCAACACAATGAAG TTGAGCGCCGACGCAGAGATAAGATAAACAACTGGATCGTCCAGCTGTCCAAAACCATCCCAGACTGCACCCTGGATGCTACGAAGAATGGGCAG gttgagagccgtgcgtcctccgaaacaagccagccgcaccaatgtgtcggaggaaacaccgtatacctggcgaccgtgtcagcatgcactgcgcccggcccgccacaggagtcgctagtgcgcgatgggacaaggacatgcctgccggccaaaccctgttcttacctgacttgcctagttaaataa
- the LOC139536849 gene encoding upstream stimulatory factor 1-like isoform X12 has protein sequence MKGQQKSPDDDGDVPIIDEGEHHREYSMIYHNGAVATADDPTAITTIQSAATFSSDQPIKYLFKTEGGGLPVGELYPPSGQVTYRVIQVSDGQVDGQTDGASAVSVVTGFPATTQTVTQAVFSQPEGLEGEASETHYYYPVTDATQTTMVENVQAPETLLTQSTPTGQLYVMMSPQDVLGGTNQSKSEPPRTSRDDKRRAQHNEVERRRRDKINNWIVQLSKTIPDCTLDATKNGQRRRLRAVRPPKQASRTNVSEETPYTWRPCQHALRPARHRSR, from the exons ATGAAGGG GCAGCAGAAGAGCCCGGATGACGACGGTGACGTGCCCATAATCGATGAAGGTGAGCACCATAGAGAGTATTCTATGATTTATCATAATG GTGCTGTTGCCACGGCCGATGACCCAACTGCCATCACCACCATCCAGTCTGCAGCCACCTTCTCGTCTGATCAGCCAATCAAGTACCTGTTCAAGACAGAAGGAGGCGGGTTGCCGGTAGGGGAGTTGTACCCTCCCTCAGGGCAG GTGACGTACCGGGTGATCCAGGTGTCTGATGGACAggtggacggacagacagacggcgCCTCTGCTGTTAGCGTGGTGACAGGCTTCCCCGCAACGACACAGACTGTCACACAG gcgGTGTTTTCCCAGCCTGAGGGACTGGAGGGGGAAGCCTCAGAGACTCACTACTACTACCCCGTCACTGATGCCACACAGACTACCATGGTTGAGAATGTACAAGCTCCAGAAACACTGCTCACTCAGAGCACACCCACCG GCCAGCTGTATGTGATGATGTCCCCACAGGACGTGTTGGGCGGAACAAACCAGAG CAAGTCAGAGCCTCCTCGTACATCTAGAGATGACAAGAGACGAGCGCAACACAATGAAG TTGAGCGCCGACGCAGAGATAAGATAAACAACTGGATCGTCCAGCTGTCCAAAACCATCCCAGACTGCACCCTGGATGCTACGAAGAATGGGCAG aggcgaaggttgagagccgtgcgtcctccgaaacaagccagccgcaccaatgtgtcggaggaaacaccgtatacctggcgaccgtgtcagcatgcactgcgcccggcccgccacaggagtcgctag
- the LOC139536849 gene encoding upstream stimulatory factor 1-like isoform X11: MKGQQKSPDDDGDVPIIDEGEHHREYSMIYHNGAVATADDPTAITTIQSAATFSSDQPIKYLFKTEGGGLPVGELYPPSGQVTYRVIQVSDGQVDGQTDGASAVSVVTGFPATTQTVTQAVFSQPEGLEGEASETHYYYPVTDATQTTMVENVQAPETLLTQSTPTGQLYVMMSPQDVLGGTNQSKSEPPRTSRDDKRRAQHNEVERRRRDKINNWIVQLSKTIPDCTLDATKNGQVSSQRRRLRAVRPPKQASRTNVSEETPYTWRPCQHALRPARHRSR; encoded by the exons ATGAAGGG GCAGCAGAAGAGCCCGGATGACGACGGTGACGTGCCCATAATCGATGAAGGTGAGCACCATAGAGAGTATTCTATGATTTATCATAATG GTGCTGTTGCCACGGCCGATGACCCAACTGCCATCACCACCATCCAGTCTGCAGCCACCTTCTCGTCTGATCAGCCAATCAAGTACCTGTTCAAGACAGAAGGAGGCGGGTTGCCGGTAGGGGAGTTGTACCCTCCCTCAGGGCAG GTGACGTACCGGGTGATCCAGGTGTCTGATGGACAggtggacggacagacagacggcgCCTCTGCTGTTAGCGTGGTGACAGGCTTCCCCGCAACGACACAGACTGTCACACAG gcgGTGTTTTCCCAGCCTGAGGGACTGGAGGGGGAAGCCTCAGAGACTCACTACTACTACCCCGTCACTGATGCCACACAGACTACCATGGTTGAGAATGTACAAGCTCCAGAAACACTGCTCACTCAGAGCACACCCACCG GCCAGCTGTATGTGATGATGTCCCCACAGGACGTGTTGGGCGGAACAAACCAGAG CAAGTCAGAGCCTCCTCGTACATCTAGAGATGACAAGAGACGAGCGCAACACAATGAAG TTGAGCGCCGACGCAGAGATAAGATAAACAACTGGATCGTCCAGCTGTCCAAAACCATCCCAGACTGCACCCTGGATGCTACGAAGAATGGGCAGGTGAGTTCCCAG aggcgaaggttgagagccgtgcgtcctccgaaacaagccagccgcaccaatgtgtcggaggaaacaccgtatacctggcgaccgtgtcagcatgcactgcgcccggcccgccacaggagtcgctag
- the LOC139536849 gene encoding upstream stimulatory factor 1-like isoform X14: MKGQQKSPDDDGDVPIIDEGAVATADDPTAITTIQSAATFSSDQPIKYLFKTEGGGLPVGELYPPSGQVTYRVIQVSDGQVDGQTDGASAVSVVTGFPATTQTVTQAVFSQPEGLEGEASETHYYYPVTDATQTTMVENVQAPETLLTQSTPTGQLYVMMSPQDVLGGTNQSKSEPPRTSRDDKRRAQHNEVERRRRDKINNWIVQLSKTIPDCTLDATKNGQRRRLRAVRPPKQASRTNVSEETPYTWRPCQHALRPARHRSR; encoded by the exons ATGAAGGG GCAGCAGAAGAGCCCGGATGACGACGGTGACGTGCCCATAATCGATGAAG GTGCTGTTGCCACGGCCGATGACCCAACTGCCATCACCACCATCCAGTCTGCAGCCACCTTCTCGTCTGATCAGCCAATCAAGTACCTGTTCAAGACAGAAGGAGGCGGGTTGCCGGTAGGGGAGTTGTACCCTCCCTCAGGGCAG GTGACGTACCGGGTGATCCAGGTGTCTGATGGACAggtggacggacagacagacggcgCCTCTGCTGTTAGCGTGGTGACAGGCTTCCCCGCAACGACACAGACTGTCACACAG gcgGTGTTTTCCCAGCCTGAGGGACTGGAGGGGGAAGCCTCAGAGACTCACTACTACTACCCCGTCACTGATGCCACACAGACTACCATGGTTGAGAATGTACAAGCTCCAGAAACACTGCTCACTCAGAGCACACCCACCG GCCAGCTGTATGTGATGATGTCCCCACAGGACGTGTTGGGCGGAACAAACCAGAG CAAGTCAGAGCCTCCTCGTACATCTAGAGATGACAAGAGACGAGCGCAACACAATGAAG TTGAGCGCCGACGCAGAGATAAGATAAACAACTGGATCGTCCAGCTGTCCAAAACCATCCCAGACTGCACCCTGGATGCTACGAAGAATGGGCAG aggcgaaggttgagagccgtgcgtcctccgaaacaagccagccgcaccaatgtgtcggaggaaacaccgtatacctggcgaccgtgtcagcatgcactgcgcccggcccgccacaggagtcgctag
- the LOC139536849 gene encoding upstream stimulatory factor 1-like isoform X15 — protein sequence MKGQQKSPDDDGDVPIIDEGAVATADDPTAITTIQSAATFSSDQPIKYLFKTEGGGLPVTYRVIQVSDGQVDGQTDGASAVSVVTGFPATTQTVTQAVFSQPEGLEGEASETHYYYPVTDATQTTMVENVQAPETLLTQSTPTGQLYVMMSPQDVLGGTNQSKSEPPRTSRDDKRRAQHNEVERRRRDKINNWIVQLSKTIPDCTLDATKNGQRRRLRAVRPPKQASRTNVSEETPYTWRPCQHALRPARHRSR from the exons ATGAAGGG GCAGCAGAAGAGCCCGGATGACGACGGTGACGTGCCCATAATCGATGAAG GTGCTGTTGCCACGGCCGATGACCCAACTGCCATCACCACCATCCAGTCTGCAGCCACCTTCTCGTCTGATCAGCCAATCAAGTACCTGTTCAAGACAGAAGGAGGCGGGTTGCCG GTGACGTACCGGGTGATCCAGGTGTCTGATGGACAggtggacggacagacagacggcgCCTCTGCTGTTAGCGTGGTGACAGGCTTCCCCGCAACGACACAGACTGTCACACAG gcgGTGTTTTCCCAGCCTGAGGGACTGGAGGGGGAAGCCTCAGAGACTCACTACTACTACCCCGTCACTGATGCCACACAGACTACCATGGTTGAGAATGTACAAGCTCCAGAAACACTGCTCACTCAGAGCACACCCACCG GCCAGCTGTATGTGATGATGTCCCCACAGGACGTGTTGGGCGGAACAAACCAGAG CAAGTCAGAGCCTCCTCGTACATCTAGAGATGACAAGAGACGAGCGCAACACAATGAAG TTGAGCGCCGACGCAGAGATAAGATAAACAACTGGATCGTCCAGCTGTCCAAAACCATCCCAGACTGCACCCTGGATGCTACGAAGAATGGGCAG aggcgaaggttgagagccgtgcgtcctccgaaacaagccagccgcaccaatgtgtcggaggaaacaccgtatacctggcgaccgtgtcagcatgcactgcgcccggcccgccacaggagtcgctag